A region from the Rheinheimera mangrovi genome encodes:
- a CDS encoding sensor histidine kinase yields the protein MMRLVRRLHRNSISVKMQLAYVAGMILSVSLIALVVLAALGFQSNILSENDINDFSGELAENLQFNAQGVPVQVADEEYLWLFETLYNEIAFRVMDQNGQVALASRAAPEFWSEADKLPLKAGPFEFQQNGITMDAANGVRVHNGKAWFFQVAVSRRFMFFAHDTFALRFIEDGLILLSLVLFFVFGACVHFALGYTLRPLLKLSQAAALISPRSLQERLQEDHVPTEIAPLVRSFNIALDRLERGYRLQQEFLATAAHELKTPLALIRAQLELMPENEERDWLLSDVKYMSRQVQQLLLLTEVSEEQNYKFCTVVLSKIAGEALSYLQRMADAAAVKLSLNDQSNGAEWQADKGALFTLLKNLIENAIQHAPAGTEVLLTLSPDSLTVRDFGPGVTEDELPQLFNRFWRGAHRLDSGAGLGLAICQEIAVTHHWILSAQRVEPGLQFTLSNDPQYFNSKLVS from the coding sequence ATGATGCGTTTGGTAAGAAGGCTGCACCGCAATAGCATTAGTGTCAAAATGCAGTTGGCTTATGTGGCCGGCATGATCCTCAGCGTCAGTCTGATTGCTTTAGTGGTATTGGCGGCACTCGGGTTTCAGAGCAATATTTTGTCAGAAAACGATATCAATGATTTTTCCGGCGAATTAGCAGAAAATCTGCAGTTTAATGCACAAGGTGTTCCTGTTCAGGTCGCTGACGAAGAATATCTTTGGTTGTTTGAGACTTTGTATAACGAAATAGCCTTTAGAGTCATGGATCAAAACGGGCAGGTTGCTCTTGCTTCCAGGGCCGCTCCGGAGTTTTGGTCTGAAGCGGATAAACTACCGTTAAAAGCCGGCCCCTTTGAGTTTCAACAAAATGGCATCACAATGGATGCTGCTAATGGAGTCAGAGTACATAATGGCAAAGCCTGGTTTTTTCAGGTCGCAGTCAGCAGACGATTTATGTTTTTCGCCCATGATACCTTTGCCTTACGTTTTATCGAAGATGGCTTGATTTTATTATCTTTAGTGCTGTTTTTTGTGTTTGGTGCCTGCGTGCATTTTGCTCTGGGTTACACCTTGCGGCCTTTGCTCAAATTATCTCAGGCAGCAGCCTTGATATCGCCACGCTCTTTACAGGAACGTTTACAGGAAGACCATGTGCCGACTGAAATTGCACCTTTGGTCCGGAGTTTTAACATAGCTCTGGACCGGCTGGAGCGGGGGTACCGTTTGCAACAGGAGTTTTTGGCGACAGCAGCACATGAACTCAAAACACCACTGGCCTTGATCCGTGCTCAGCTTGAATTGATGCCGGAAAATGAGGAGCGCGACTGGTTATTAAGCGACGTTAAGTACATGTCACGTCAGGTGCAGCAACTGCTGCTGTTAACTGAAGTCAGCGAAGAACAAAACTATAAATTTTGTACTGTGGTGCTCTCTAAGATTGCAGGCGAGGCCTTGTCTTATCTGCAGCGTATGGCCGACGCTGCTGCTGTAAAGCTAAGCTTAAATGATCAAAGCAACGGCGCAGAGTGGCAAGCGGACAAAGGCGCCTTGTTTACCTTATTGAAAAACTTGATCGAAAATGCGATTCAGCATGCGCCAGCAGGCACAGAAGTGCTACTTACTTTATCTCCTGACAGCTTAACGGTCAGAGATTTTGGCCCGGGCGTGACAGAGGATGAATTACCGCAGCTTTTTAATCGTTTTTGGCGCGGAGCACATCGGCTGGACAGTGGTGCAGGTTTGGGTTTAGCTATCTGTCAGGAAATTGCAGTGACACACCATTGGATCCTTTCTGCGCAGAGGGTCGAACCTGGTCTTCAATTTACTTTATCAAATGACCCTCAGTATTTTAACTCGAAGTTAGTAAGCTAA